A genomic region of Pseudomonas sp. KU43P contains the following coding sequences:
- the tauD gene encoding taurine dioxygenase, which produces MSLTITPLSPALGAQISGVDISRDISLEQRDAIEQALLKHQVLFFRDQPINPEQQARFAARFGDLHIHPIYPNVPETPQVLVLDTAVTDVRDNAVWHTDVTFLPTPALGAVLSAKQLPAFGGDTLWASGIAAFEALSAPLREMLDGLSATHDFTKSFPLERFGTTAEDLARWEETRRKNPPLSHPVVRTHPVSGRKALFVNEGFTTRINELSEWESEALLKLLFAHATRPEFSIRWRWQENDVAFWDNRVTQHFAVDDYRPNRRVMHRATILGDAPF; this is translated from the coding sequence ATGAGCCTGACCATAACCCCACTCAGCCCGGCGCTAGGCGCCCAGATCAGCGGCGTGGACATCAGCCGCGACATCAGCCTGGAGCAGCGCGACGCCATCGAACAGGCGCTGCTCAAGCATCAGGTGCTGTTCTTTCGCGACCAGCCGATCAACCCAGAGCAGCAAGCGCGCTTCGCCGCGCGTTTCGGCGACCTGCACATTCACCCGATCTACCCCAACGTGCCGGAAACCCCACAGGTGCTGGTGCTCGACACCGCCGTCACCGACGTGCGCGACAACGCCGTGTGGCACACCGATGTGACCTTCCTGCCGACCCCTGCATTGGGCGCGGTACTCAGTGCCAAGCAACTGCCAGCCTTTGGTGGCGACACCCTATGGGCCAGCGGCATCGCCGCGTTCGAAGCGCTGTCGGCGCCGCTGCGCGAGATGCTCGATGGGCTCAGCGCCACCCATGATTTCACCAAGTCGTTCCCGCTGGAGCGTTTCGGTACCACGGCAGAGGACCTGGCGCGCTGGGAGGAGACCCGGCGCAAGAATCCACCCCTGTCACACCCGGTGGTGCGCACCCACCCGGTGAGCGGGCGCAAGGCGTTGTTCGTCAACGAAGGGTTCACTACGCGGATCAACGAGTTGAGCGAATGGGAGAGCGAGGCATTGCTGAAACTGCTGTTTGCCCATGCGACGCGACCGGAGTTCAGCATTCGCTGGCGTTGGCAGGAGAATGACGTGGCGTTCTGGGATAACCGCGTGACGCAGCATTTTGCCGTGGATGACTACCGGCCGAATCGGCGGGTGATGCACCGGGCGACCATCCTTGGGGATGCGCCGTTCTGA
- the tcyJ gene encoding cystine ABC transporter substrate-binding protein, whose product MSKFAKPLLNASLAILLGAGLLSQAFAGEQLKTIQEKGVINVGLEGTYPPFSFQDENGKLAGFEVELSELLAKELGVKAKIQPTKWDGILAALESKRLDVVVNQVTISDERKKKYDFSEPYTVSGIQALVLKKKAAELNIKTAQDLAGKKVGVGLGTNYEQWVKQDVPKAEVRTYEDDPSKFADLRNGRIDAILIDRLAALEYAQKAKDTELAGDAFSRLESGVALRKGEPELLEAINKAIDKLKADGTLAKLSEKYFGADVTK is encoded by the coding sequence ATGTCGAAATTTGCCAAACCGCTTCTCAACGCCAGCCTGGCGATCCTGCTGGGCGCCGGGTTGCTCAGCCAGGCATTTGCCGGCGAGCAACTGAAGACCATCCAGGAAAAAGGCGTGATCAACGTCGGCCTGGAAGGCACCTACCCGCCGTTCAGCTTCCAGGATGAAAACGGCAAGCTGGCAGGCTTCGAGGTCGAGCTGTCGGAGCTGCTGGCCAAGGAGCTTGGGGTCAAGGCCAAGATCCAGCCCACCAAGTGGGACGGCATTCTCGCTGCGCTGGAGTCCAAGCGCCTGGATGTGGTGGTCAACCAGGTCACCATCTCCGACGAGCGCAAGAAGAAGTACGACTTCTCCGAGCCCTACACCGTTTCCGGCATTCAGGCACTGGTCCTGAAGAAGAAGGCTGCCGAGCTCAACATCAAGACCGCGCAGGACTTGGCCGGCAAGAAAGTCGGCGTGGGCCTGGGCACCAACTACGAACAGTGGGTCAAGCAGGACGTACCGAAAGCCGAAGTGCGTACCTACGAGGATGACCCGAGCAAGTTCGCCGACCTGCGCAACGGCCGCATCGACGCCATCCTGATCGACCGCCTGGCCGCGCTGGAATACGCGCAGAAAGCCAAGGACACTGAGCTTGCCGGCGATGCCTTCTCACGCCTGGAAAGCGGCGTGGCCTTGCGCAAAGGCGAACCGGAACTGCTGGAGGCCATCAACAAGGCCATCGACAAGCTCAAGGCTGATGGCACCCTGGCCAAGCTGTCCGAAAAATACTTCGGTGCCGACGTCACCAAATGA
- the betT gene encoding choline transporter BetT, whose translation MNPPVFYFAASFILIFGLVVIAFPQAAGEWLLAAQNWAANTVGWYYMLAMTLYLVFVVVTALSGYGKIKLGADHDEPEFSYLSWAGMLFAAGISITLFFFCVSEPLTHMLQPPQGEAGTAEAGRQAMQILFLHWGLHGWGVFAFVGMALAYFAYRHNLPLALRSALYPLIGKRINGPIGYAVDGFGIIATVFGLGADMGFGVLHLNAGLDYLFGISHSQWVQVLLIALMMGAAVAVAVAGVEKGVRVMSDINLFLACALLLFVLFAGPTQHLFNTLIQNLGDYLGALPRKSFDVYAYGENRDWLGGWTVFYWAWWIAWAPFVGLFIARISRGRTIREFVFGVLLIPLGFTLAWMSIFGNSALDQVINHGMTALGQSALDNPSMSLYLLLETYPWSKTVIAVTVFISFVFFVTSADSGTVVLSTLSAKGGGADEDGPNWLRIFWGVMTALITSGLLFAGSIDSLKSAVVLTSLPFSLILLCMMWGLHKAFYLESQRQIAQMHSLAPFAQSRRGRGGWRQRLSQAVHFPSRDEVYRFMDDVVRPAIADVREVFEQKGLVLVTQDDPSHDNVSLKVGHGEEQPFIYQVQMRGYFTPSFALGGLGTQELKNRRYYRAEVHLSEGSQNYDLVGYSKEQIINDILDQYERHMQYLHLVR comes from the coding sequence ATGAACCCTCCGGTGTTCTACTTCGCGGCAAGTTTCATCCTCATCTTCGGCCTGGTAGTCATCGCCTTCCCGCAAGCCGCAGGCGAATGGCTGCTGGCAGCACAGAACTGGGCGGCCAACACGGTCGGCTGGTACTACATGCTGGCCATGACGCTGTACCTGGTCTTCGTGGTGGTCACCGCGTTGTCCGGCTACGGCAAGATCAAGCTCGGTGCCGACCACGACGAACCCGAGTTCAGCTACCTGTCGTGGGCCGGCATGCTGTTCGCCGCCGGCATCAGCATCACCCTGTTCTTCTTTTGCGTCTCCGAACCGCTGACTCACATGCTCCAGCCGCCGCAAGGCGAGGCCGGCACGGCCGAGGCAGGGCGCCAGGCGATGCAGATCCTGTTCCTGCACTGGGGCCTGCATGGTTGGGGCGTGTTCGCCTTCGTCGGCATGGCGCTGGCCTATTTCGCCTACCGCCACAACCTGCCGTTGGCCCTGCGCTCGGCGCTCTACCCGCTGATCGGCAAGCGTATCAACGGCCCCATCGGCTATGCGGTGGATGGCTTCGGCATCATCGCCACAGTGTTCGGTCTGGGCGCCGACATGGGCTTTGGTGTGCTGCATTTGAATGCTGGCCTCGACTACTTGTTCGGCATCAGCCACAGCCAGTGGGTGCAGGTGCTGCTGATCGCCTTGATGATGGGCGCGGCGGTGGCCGTGGCAGTCGCCGGGGTAGAGAAGGGCGTGCGGGTGATGAGCGACATCAACCTGTTCCTGGCCTGCGCGCTGCTGCTGTTCGTGCTGTTCGCGGGGCCTACCCAGCACCTGTTCAATACCTTGATCCAGAACCTCGGCGACTACCTGGGGGCTTTGCCGCGCAAGAGCTTCGACGTGTACGCCTACGGCGAGAACCGTGACTGGCTGGGTGGCTGGACGGTGTTCTACTGGGCCTGGTGGATTGCCTGGGCGCCATTCGTTGGGTTGTTCATCGCGCGCATTTCGCGCGGCCGCACCATCCGTGAGTTCGTCTTCGGCGTGCTGCTGATTCCGCTGGGCTTCACCCTGGCGTGGATGTCGATCTTCGGCAACAGCGCGCTGGACCAGGTGATCAACCACGGCATGACCGCCCTGGGCCAGTCGGCCCTGGACAACCCTTCGATGAGCCTGTACCTGCTGCTGGAAACCTACCCGTGGAGCAAGACAGTCATCGCCGTGACGGTGTTCATCAGCTTCGTGTTCTTCGTCACCTCGGCCGACTCCGGCACGGTGGTGCTCTCGACCCTGTCGGCGAAGGGCGGTGGTGCCGACGAGGACGGCCCGAACTGGCTGCGTATCTTCTGGGGCGTGATGACCGCGCTGATTACCAGCGGGCTGCTGTTCGCGGGTAGCATCGATTCGCTGAAGTCGGCGGTGGTACTGACGTCGCTGCCGTTCTCGCTGATCCTGCTGTGCATGATGTGGGGGCTGCACAAGGCCTTCTACCTGGAGAGCCAGCGGCAGATCGCGCAGATGCATTCGCTGGCGCCGTTCGCTCAATCGCGCCGTGGCCGCGGTGGCTGGCGCCAACGCTTGAGCCAGGCGGTGCATTTCCCGTCACGCGACGAGGTGTACCGCTTCATGGACGACGTGGTGCGCCCAGCGATTGCCGACGTGCGCGAAGTGTTCGAGCAGAAGGGGTTGGTGCTGGTGACCCAGGATGACCCGAGCCATGACAACGTCAGCCTGAAGGTCGGCCATGGCGAGGAACAGCCGTTCATCTACCAGGTGCAGATGCGTGGCTACTTCACGCCGTCGTTTGCGCTGGGCGGGTTGGGAACCCAGGAGTTGAAGAACCGCCGCTACTACCGGGCGGAAGTGCACTTGAGCGAAGGCAGCCAGAATTACGACCTGGTGGGCTACAGCAAGGAGCAGATCATCAACGACATTCTCGACCAGTACGAGCGGCACATGCAGTACCTGCATCTGGTCAGGTAG
- the epsC gene encoding serine O-acetyltransferase EpsC yields MSEQPSSAHWQLHSIVSGLRGAREQWRSRNGRSIGEQGGRELPSREAMRQILEQLCGALFPMRLGPVDLREESEDFYVGHTLDAALTALLAQARLELRYAARQSKGELATVDAQALRLIQDFAAALPALRVMLDTDVLAAYHGDPAARSVDEVLLCYPGILAIIHHRLAHHLYRAGLPLLARISSELAHSATGIDIHPGAQIGPSFFIDHGTGVVIGETAIIGERVRIYQAVTLGAKRFPSDESGTLHKGLARHPIVEDDVVIYAGATILGRITIGKGSTIGGNVWLTRSVPAESNITQANLQLDCQDKN; encoded by the coding sequence GTGAGCGAACAACCATCTTCGGCGCATTGGCAGTTGCACAGTATTGTCAGCGGCCTGCGCGGCGCCCGTGAGCAGTGGCGCAGCCGCAATGGCCGCAGCATAGGAGAGCAGGGCGGGCGAGAATTGCCGTCGCGCGAAGCCATGCGCCAGATTCTCGAGCAACTGTGCGGCGCATTGTTCCCGATGCGCCTGGGCCCGGTGGACCTGCGCGAGGAAAGCGAAGACTTCTACGTCGGCCATACCCTGGATGCTGCGCTCACCGCGCTGCTGGCCCAGGCCCGCCTCGAACTGCGTTATGCCGCACGGCAGAGCAAGGGTGAACTGGCGACCGTGGATGCCCAGGCCCTGCGCCTGATCCAGGATTTCGCGGCGGCGCTGCCGGCCCTGCGGGTGATGCTCGATACCGACGTGCTGGCGGCCTACCACGGCGACCCAGCGGCACGCAGCGTCGATGAAGTGCTGCTGTGCTACCCGGGCATCCTGGCGATCATCCATCACCGCCTGGCCCATCACCTGTACCGGGCCGGCTTGCCGTTGCTGGCGCGGATCAGTTCGGAGCTGGCGCATTCGGCCACCGGCATCGACATTCACCCCGGTGCGCAGATCGGCCCGAGCTTCTTCATCGACCACGGTACCGGTGTAGTGATTGGTGAGACCGCGATCATCGGTGAGCGTGTGCGTATCTACCAGGCCGTGACTTTGGGCGCCAAGCGCTTCCCCAGCGATGAGTCGGGGACGCTGCACAAGGGCCTGGCGCGGCACCCGATCGTCGAGGACGATGTGGTGATCTATGCGGGGGCGACGATCCTGGGGCGGATCACGATCGGCAAGGGTTCGACCATTGGCGGCAATGTGTGGCTGACCCGCAGTGTGCCGGCCGAGAGCAACATTACCCAGGCGAACCTGCAGCTGGATTGCCAGGACAAGAACTGA
- a CDS encoding LLM class flavin-dependent oxidoreductase: MAKQILLNAFNMNCIGHINHGLWTHPRDTSTQYKSLNYWTDLARLLERGLFDGLFIADIVGTYDIYGQSLDVTLKESIQLPVNDPLLLVSAMAAVTRHLGFGLTANLTYEAPYLFARRLSTLDHLSNGRVGWNIVTGYLDSAARAMGLEQQPEHDRRYDQADEYLQVLYKLLEGSWADDAVVEDRARRVYAEPEKVRKVHHHGEFYKVEGYHLCEPSPQRTPVLFQAGSSPRGLAFAGNHAECVFISGQDKAATRSQVDKVRAAAQAAGRDPQAVKVFMGITVIVAPTEHEAQAKYTEYLRHASPEAGVAHFAASTGIDFAAYGLDEPIGASKGNAIQSATRQLQDNAWTRRRLLEQHALGGRYVTLVGAPDQVAEQLIAWIDETGLDGFNLTRTVTPESFEDFIDLVVPQLQQRGRYKTAYAEGTLREKLFDTRHPHLPAEHTGSTYRQTSAPTGVAHHA; this comes from the coding sequence ATGGCCAAGCAAATCCTGCTCAATGCCTTCAACATGAATTGCATCGGCCATATCAACCACGGCTTGTGGACCCATCCACGGGACACCTCGACCCAATACAAGTCGCTCAACTACTGGACCGACCTGGCGCGCCTGCTCGAGCGCGGGCTGTTCGACGGGTTGTTCATCGCCGACATCGTCGGCACCTACGACATCTACGGCCAGTCGCTGGACGTGACCCTGAAGGAGTCGATCCAGCTTCCGGTCAACGACCCACTGCTGCTGGTCTCGGCGATGGCCGCAGTCACCCGCCACCTGGGTTTCGGCCTCACCGCCAACCTTACCTACGAGGCGCCGTACCTCTTCGCCCGGCGCCTGTCCACGCTCGACCACCTGAGCAACGGCCGGGTCGGCTGGAACATCGTCACCGGCTACCTCGACAGCGCCGCCCGTGCCATGGGCCTGGAGCAGCAGCCGGAACACGACCGCCGCTACGACCAGGCCGATGAATACCTGCAGGTGCTGTACAAGCTGCTCGAAGGCAGTTGGGCGGACGATGCCGTGGTCGAGGACCGCGCACGGCGGGTATATGCCGAGCCGGAAAAGGTACGCAAGGTTCATCACCACGGCGAGTTCTACAAGGTCGAGGGCTACCACCTGTGCGAACCTTCGCCGCAGCGCACCCCGGTGCTGTTCCAGGCCGGTAGCTCGCCACGCGGCCTGGCCTTCGCCGGCAACCATGCCGAGTGCGTGTTCATCAGCGGCCAGGACAAGGCCGCGACCCGCTCCCAGGTCGACAAGGTACGCGCCGCCGCCCAGGCCGCCGGGCGCGACCCGCAGGCCGTCAAGGTGTTCATGGGCATCACGGTGATCGTCGCCCCCACCGAACACGAGGCCCAGGCCAAGTACACCGAATACCTGCGTCATGCCAGCCCGGAAGCCGGCGTGGCGCATTTCGCCGCGTCCACCGGCATCGACTTCGCCGCCTATGGGCTGGATGAACCAATCGGCGCCAGCAAGGGCAACGCCATCCAGTCGGCTACCCGCCAGTTGCAGGATAACGCTTGGACCCGCCGCCGCCTGCTGGAGCAGCACGCCCTGGGCGGGCGCTACGTGACCTTGGTCGGCGCGCCCGATCAGGTCGCCGAACAGCTGATCGCCTGGATCGACGAAACCGGCCTGGACGGTTTCAACCTGACCCGCACCGTCACGCCGGAAAGCTTCGAAGACTTCATCGACCTGGTGGTTCCGCAACTGCAACAGCGCGGCCGCTACAAGACCGCGTACGCCGAAGGCACCCTGCGCGAAAAGCTGTTCGACACCCGCCACCCGCACCTGCCCGCCGAGCACACCGGCTCGACCTATCGCCAAACCTCTGCCCCGACTGGAGTTGCACACCATGCTTGA
- the tcyL gene encoding cystine ABC transporter permease, protein MIAESLQLVVDSTPFLLKGAGYTVLLSVGGMFFGLVLGFALALMRLSKILPLNWLARVYVSFFRGTPLLVQLFVIYFGMPQIGIELDPIPASLIGLSLNMAAYICEILRAAISSIDRGQWEAAASIGMTRTQAMRRAILPQALRTALPPLGNSFISLVKDTALAATIQVPELFRQAQLITARTFEVFTMYLAVAVIYWVLCSILAHFQNRMEARVNQHDQEH, encoded by the coding sequence ATGATCGCTGAAAGCCTGCAACTGGTAGTCGACTCCACGCCCTTCTTGCTGAAGGGCGCGGGTTATACGGTGCTGCTGAGTGTCGGCGGCATGTTCTTCGGCCTGGTGCTGGGTTTTGCCCTGGCGCTGATGCGGCTGTCGAAGATTCTGCCGCTGAACTGGCTGGCGCGGGTCTACGTGTCGTTCTTTCGCGGCACACCGCTGCTGGTGCAGCTGTTCGTCATTTACTTCGGCATGCCGCAGATCGGCATCGAGCTCGACCCGATCCCGGCATCGCTGATCGGCCTGTCGCTGAACATGGCCGCCTACATCTGCGAGATCCTCCGTGCAGCGATCTCCTCCATCGACCGAGGCCAATGGGAAGCCGCCGCCAGCATCGGCATGACCCGTACCCAGGCCATGCGCCGGGCGATCCTGCCTCAGGCCCTGCGTACCGCGCTGCCGCCGCTGGGCAACAGCTTCATTTCGCTGGTCAAGGACACCGCCCTGGCGGCGACCATCCAGGTGCCCGAGCTGTTCCGCCAGGCGCAGCTGATTACCGCACGCACCTTCGAAGTGTTCACCATGTACCTGGCGGTGGCGGTGATCTACTGGGTGCTCTGCAGCATCCTCGCGCACTTCCAGAACCGCATGGAAGCGCGGGTCAACCAGCATGACCAGGAGCACTGA
- the tcyN gene encoding L-cystine ABC transporter ATP-binding protein TcyN, producing the protein MIVVEGLTKQFKGQTVLNGIDVTVQPGEVVAIIGPSGSGKTTFLRCLNLLETPDAGRIRIGDISIDANRPLGGQQGAIRRLRQQAGFVFQNFNLFPHRTALENVIEGPVIVKKTPREQAIELGKRLLAKVGLAGKEDAYPRRLSGGQQQRVAIARALAMEPEVILFDEPTSALDPELVGEVLATIRGLAEEKRTMIIVTHEMSFARDVANRVIFFDKGVIVEQGEAKALFANPREERTRQFLRKFLGTAASE; encoded by the coding sequence ATGATTGTCGTAGAAGGCCTGACCAAGCAGTTCAAGGGCCAGACCGTGCTCAACGGCATCGATGTGACCGTGCAGCCTGGCGAAGTGGTAGCCATCATCGGCCCCAGCGGCTCGGGCAAGACCACCTTCCTGCGCTGCCTCAACTTACTGGAAACCCCGGACGCCGGGCGCATTCGCATCGGCGACATCAGCATCGATGCCAACCGCCCACTGGGTGGCCAGCAAGGGGCGATACGCCGGTTGCGCCAGCAGGCCGGCTTCGTCTTCCAGAACTTCAACCTGTTTCCCCACCGCACGGCGCTTGAGAACGTCATCGAAGGGCCGGTGATCGTCAAAAAGACGCCCCGCGAGCAGGCCATCGAACTGGGCAAGCGCTTGCTGGCCAAGGTCGGCCTCGCCGGTAAGGAAGACGCCTACCCAAGGCGCCTGTCGGGCGGCCAGCAACAGCGGGTGGCCATTGCCCGTGCCCTGGCCATGGAGCCTGAAGTGATCCTGTTCGACGAACCGACCTCGGCGCTCGACCCGGAGCTGGTCGGCGAAGTACTTGCGACCATCCGTGGGCTGGCGGAAGAAAAGCGCACCATGATCATCGTCACCCACGAGATGAGTTTTGCCCGTGATGTGGCGAATCGAGTGATCTTCTTCGACAAGGGCGTGATCGTCGAGCAGGGCGAGGCCAAGGCGCTGTTCGCCAACCCCAGGGAAGAGCGGACCCGGCAGTTCTTGCGCAAATTCCTCGGGACTGCGGCTTCGGAATAA
- a CDS encoding MetQ/NlpA family ABC transporter substrate-binding protein produces MLEKLFRPVAAIALSLGLASGASAAEPLKVGTTAAFAIPLEAAVEEAHKQGLEVKLIEFSDWIAPNVSLNSGDIDVNYFQHIPFLENAKAAASFNLVPFAPGIINNVGLYSKKYKSFAELPEGASVAIANDPINSGRGLQLLAKAGLITLKPGVGYKATEDDIVANPKKLKILQVEAVQLVRAYDDADLVQGYPAYIRLANSFEATSALLFDGLENKEYVIQFVIRPQSKNDPRVAKFVDIYQHSPAVRAALNKAHGSLYQAGWEG; encoded by the coding sequence ATGCTTGAGAAACTGTTCCGGCCCGTCGCGGCCATTGCCCTCTCTCTGGGCCTTGCCAGCGGCGCATCCGCCGCCGAACCGCTGAAGGTCGGCACCACCGCTGCCTTCGCCATCCCGCTGGAAGCCGCGGTGGAAGAAGCTCACAAGCAAGGCCTGGAAGTGAAGCTGATCGAGTTCAGCGACTGGATCGCGCCGAACGTCAGCCTCAACAGTGGCGACATCGACGTGAACTACTTCCAGCACATCCCGTTCCTGGAAAACGCCAAGGCCGCTGCCAGCTTCAACCTGGTGCCCTTCGCCCCCGGCATCATCAACAACGTCGGCCTCTACTCGAAGAAGTACAAAAGCTTCGCCGAACTGCCCGAAGGTGCCAGCGTGGCCATCGCCAACGACCCGATCAACAGTGGCCGCGGCCTGCAACTGCTGGCCAAGGCCGGGCTGATCACGCTCAAGCCGGGGGTCGGCTACAAGGCCACCGAAGACGACATCGTCGCCAACCCGAAAAAGCTGAAGATTCTCCAGGTGGAGGCCGTGCAACTGGTGCGCGCCTATGACGATGCCGACCTGGTACAGGGCTACCCCGCCTACATCCGCCTGGCCAACAGCTTCGAGGCCACCTCGGCGCTGCTGTTCGACGGCCTGGAGAACAAGGAGTACGTGATCCAGTTCGTCATCCGCCCGCAAAGCAAGAACGACCCGCGCGTGGCCAAGTTCGTCGACATCTACCAGCACTCGCCGGCCGTGCGCGCGGCGCTGAACAAGGCCCATGGCAGCCTTTATCAAGCCGGCTGGGAAGGCTGA
- a CDS encoding SfnB family sulfur acquisition oxidoreductase gives MTTSIITSDTQALTIAEALAQQLRRDSALRDRERRLPHAELDLFTRSGLWAISVPKAFGGAGVSNVTLAKVIARISQADASLGQIPQNHFYALEVLRVNGTSAQQQRLYAEVLAGQRLGNALAELGTRTAHDRTTRLTRDAGGYRINGRKFYATGALYAQRIPTSVIDEQGVQHLAFVPADSHGLHVIDDWSGFGQRTTGSGSVVFDNVRVRDEDVVPFQSAFERPTPVGPLAQILHAAIDTGIARAAYEDALHFVRTRSRPWVDSGLDKASDDPLTLKSFGHLSIRLHAAEALLERAGEYLDRAQADSNAHTVAAASIAVAEARAISTEIALAAGTTLFELAGSQATLAEHNLDRHWRNARVHTLHDPVRWKYHAIGNFYLNDVNPPRRGTI, from the coding sequence ATGACAACATCGATCATCACCAGCGACACCCAAGCCCTCACCATCGCCGAAGCGCTCGCCCAGCAACTGCGCCGCGACAGTGCCCTGCGCGACCGCGAACGGCGCCTGCCGCACGCCGAACTGGACCTGTTCACCCGCAGCGGTCTGTGGGCCATCAGCGTACCCAAGGCCTTCGGCGGCGCCGGGGTGTCCAACGTCACCCTGGCCAAGGTCATAGCGCGCATTTCCCAGGCCGACGCCTCGCTCGGGCAGATCCCGCAAAACCACTTCTACGCTCTGGAAGTGCTGCGGGTGAACGGTACATCTGCCCAGCAGCAACGCCTCTACGCCGAAGTACTGGCCGGCCAACGCTTGGGCAACGCCCTCGCCGAGCTGGGCACCAGGACCGCCCATGACCGCACTACCCGGCTGACCCGCGACGCTGGCGGCTATCGCATCAACGGCCGCAAGTTCTACGCCACCGGTGCCCTTTACGCCCAGCGCATCCCCACCTCGGTCATCGACGAGCAAGGCGTGCAGCACCTGGCCTTCGTGCCGGCCGACAGCCATGGCCTGCACGTGATCGACGACTGGAGCGGCTTCGGCCAGCGCACCACCGGCAGCGGCTCGGTGGTCTTCGACAATGTGCGGGTACGCGACGAAGACGTGGTGCCCTTCCAGTCAGCCTTCGAGCGCCCCACACCGGTCGGCCCGCTGGCGCAGATCCTCCACGCCGCCATCGACACCGGTATCGCCCGCGCGGCCTATGAAGACGCCCTGCACTTCGTGCGCACACGCAGCCGGCCATGGGTCGATTCCGGCCTCGACAAAGCCAGCGACGACCCACTGACCCTGAAAAGCTTCGGCCACCTGAGCATTCGCCTGCACGCCGCCGAGGCCCTGCTCGAACGCGCCGGTGAATACCTCGACCGCGCCCAGGCCGACAGCAACGCCCACACCGTCGCCGCAGCCTCCATCGCCGTGGCCGAAGCCCGTGCGATCAGCACCGAAATCGCCCTCGCCGCCGGCACCACGCTGTTCGAGCTGGCCGGCAGCCAAGCCACCCTGGCCGAACACAACCTCGACCGCCATTGGCGCAACGCCCGCGTGCACACCCTGCACGACCCCGTGCGCTGGAAGTACCACGCCATCGGCAACTTCTACCTCAACGACGTAAACCCACCACGCCGGGGGACCATCTGA
- a CDS encoding SfnB family sulfur acquisition oxidoreductase produces the protein MSTLPETQFHSDLDSSPLLLPAKVLRNDAEALQAARELADVAREQAARRDQQRKLPWAEIEQFTRSGLGSISVPKAHGGPDVSFETIAEVFRLISAADPALGQIPQNQFGLLQLLRVAATEAQQAVIFRSVLDGWRIGNAGPERGTKDTLTLKARITRTGDGYRISGEKFYSTGALFAHWVAVKALDDEGRQRLAFVRRGSPGLRIVDDWSGFGQRTTASGTVLLDQVPVDAELVIDNWRQRDVPNIQGAGSQLVQAAIDAGIAEAAIDDAIHFVREKSRPWIEAKVDRAGDDPYVIADIGRLKLELHAAEALLRKAARVLDEVSAAPIDAAAAARASIAVAEAKVLTTEIALQASEKLFELAGSSATLAEFNLDRHWRNARVHTLHDPVRWKYHAVGAYYLNGALPARHSWI, from the coding sequence ATGTCCACCCTGCCAGAAACCCAATTCCACAGCGACCTCGACAGCTCGCCCCTGCTGCTGCCGGCCAAGGTCCTGCGCAATGACGCCGAAGCCCTGCAGGCCGCCCGAGAACTGGCCGACGTCGCCCGTGAGCAAGCTGCTCGCCGCGACCAGCAGCGCAAGCTGCCCTGGGCCGAGATCGAACAGTTCACACGCAGCGGCCTGGGCAGCATCAGCGTGCCCAAGGCCCATGGCGGCCCCGACGTCTCGTTCGAGACCATCGCCGAGGTGTTTCGCCTCATCAGCGCCGCCGACCCGGCGCTGGGGCAGATCCCGCAGAACCAGTTCGGCCTGCTGCAACTGCTGCGCGTCGCCGCCACCGAGGCGCAACAGGCGGTGATTTTCCGCAGCGTGCTCGACGGCTGGCGCATCGGCAATGCCGGGCCAGAACGCGGCACCAAGGACACCCTGACCCTGAAGGCCCGCATCACTCGCACCGGTGACGGCTATCGCATCAGCGGTGAGAAATTCTATTCCACCGGCGCCCTGTTCGCCCATTGGGTCGCGGTCAAGGCCCTGGACGACGAAGGCCGCCAGCGCCTGGCCTTCGTCCGCCGGGGCTCGCCAGGGCTGCGTATCGTCGACGACTGGTCGGGCTTCGGCCAACGCACCACCGCCAGCGGTACTGTGCTGCTCGACCAAGTCCCGGTCGACGCGGAACTGGTGATCGACAACTGGCGCCAGCGTGACGTGCCGAATATCCAAGGCGCCGGCTCGCAGTTGGTCCAGGCCGCCATCGATGCCGGCATCGCCGAGGCGGCGATCGACGACGCCATCCATTTCGTGCGTGAGAAATCGCGGCCTTGGATCGAGGCCAAGGTAGACCGTGCCGGCGACGACCCTTATGTGATTGCCGACATCGGCCGGCTGAAACTCGAGCTGCATGCAGCCGAGGCGCTGCTACGCAAGGCTGCGCGGGTGCTCGACGAGGTCAGTGCCGCACCGATCGATGCTGCGGCGGCAGCCCGGGCCTCGATTGCGGTGGCCGAGGCCAAGGTGCTGACCACCGAGATCGCCCTGCAAGCCAGTGAAAAGCTGTTCGAGCTGGCCGGCAGCAGCGCCACACTTGCCGAATTCAACCTCGACCGCCATTGGCGCAACGCCCGCGTGCACACGCTGCATGACCCGGTGCGCTGGAAGTATCACGCGGTGGGTGCCTATTACCTCAACGGGGCCTTGCCGGCGCGGCATTCCTGGATCTGA